From the Ananas comosus cultivar F153 unplaced genomic scaffold, ASM154086v1, whole genome shotgun sequence genome, the window TGagcaagtttcgaggacgaaactttctttaaggggggatgatgtaaggactgagattttggcagcgtagctaaactctttgttgactatattttttgtgtattttaattacaaaagcattCATCAAGCTTCGGGGGAAAACAAGTCAGAATgaagattttacgcgatctttacttttcacttaaattgAATAGTAATCCAGTTTTACGGAGAGGCCACGGTGTAGAGAtagcttctggcgcgtatcagACTCCGTGTATAgtaatccaatagctcgttttcaatggttcaatctttctggaaccattggcactgacggattttaggttTGACGTATAGATTTCGAGAAATCTGGATATAGATGTAttctatgtatttgtgtgtagtTTTACCTATTGGAGAGAGACAATAGTTTGTCGCGAATCCGCGACCAAACCAGGTGAAAAAATCGTGGGTTTaatgtctctgtcgtgctgattgCACTGGTGCGATCTGTtcacaaatctgacggacggatctcctgatatcgcacGTTGGTCGATGAAGGCTTTTAGATGGCAACATGGTAATTTTGCCAAAAGctctacattttatgtaccgtttgcGTGAAATCGATTGTGGGGGTGtgttcgcgcgttttactcgcgctgtgagggactcggttcTAAATACCATGTTTTGGAGGACTTTTGCGCAATTGGAGCTTATTTATAGATATAACCACCTAGGGTTTTGCAacatgcaaaccctaaccctagcccccagcTGACTCCTAGCCGCCCCCTCCTCCCTCACCTCGTGCGCTGCGCGCCTCCAGGCCGTCGCCGACCCAGCCCCGACCGGCCGGCCGGTTGCAGCCATTGCTATCtttcctccctctccatctctcttactctctttctctctggtTGAGAGGAGGTCCGAGGCTGCATTGCCTTCTCGCTCTCCGCCGGCATCGCCCTGACCCCGTCGAATGCTTCCCCCACTGTTCGTCGTCGCCCCCGTGTGTCGCCGTTGCCGCCTAGGCAGTTTTCAGCCTAGTCGGGTCAGCTCGGGCCGAGGGCATTGTAGCTCCTGGCCCGTGCGCGGCCACCGCCTGAGGCCGCCCCTGCCGCCTCCTACGGAGCCCAAGCGTCCTCCCCTACCGACTACCGACATCATCGTGCACTGCTGCCGCGCCGCAGCCGCCCTACAGGCTCCCTGGgcgagctcgggccgagctgaGCTCGCAACCCCACCTCTGCGCCACCACCGCTCAAAGTCGCACTAGTGACCACCCTCGCGGCCCTCCGGTACCTCCGCTTTCTGCCGGCGCGatcgccgccgctgccgcatgcCTTAGGCACCGCTTCTGCGATCGTCAGACTGAGTCGAGCTCCGGCGGCCACGCCTGAGCCGCGGGCCCCTGCCGCTGTTGCCCGCcgcctcccttctcctccttggGACCCCGGGGGACCCTCGCCATTGATCGGCGTCCCCCCGAGGTCGCTATCATCGGAGAAGCCATGCCCGGGCCTCCCTCCCCCCGTGCGGGCTAGGGCATCGCCGCTCGCTCTTTCGGCTGCCTCCTGCCGGCATTTGGTGTGAGTGGCGACCTTCCCCCACCGGCCGCACCTTCCTGCCGCCGGCGCTCCCGCCGCCGAGCCGCCGGCGGCCGGATCCCAGCTCCCTTGCCCGGCGAGCTTATTTTGTGCTGTCTGTGTGTAGTTTTGAATTTGTGATCATTTTTTCGATGATCCGAGGCTGTCcagatgcctccggaggtgagcacggtgatcggtgatcagtgctgatcacagtgcccacctcactttggatcaacggaCTTCAAATCGGCTGTTTTGGCGCGGTTTTCCCCGAGTGCACGCTGTTGGCTTAATGTTCGGGTCACTCttgcgcctcccacagtgagctgttgtgctccggatcatgagcacggccttcggcacatcgagacttgtcagtacgtgtctcggcggacctcGAAAGTTCTCGATTTGCGTTAACGAGCTATAAAATCACCTTATTTACAcaaaataataggattttatgtaaatgtagGGACTTTTATGTAATTTGTGTATCTTGTGGCTATTGTGGGAAGTACGTATGTGTATGtagtgacctctggactgatcgtccaaggttCGATAGCCTTCGCGGAAATGGAACGTcgttttcggtgcgtttttcggcgaaattcacCGGTGGAACGCGATTTCGATTCAGATTTCTTTCGACGTCATTTGTTTGCCCTGAtctttgtcgctgagccttgtcagctagtcaccatcatcatatcgTGAGTTCAGAGatgacgagtgagcgacggtggattccggtgtcgaaattgacactttcgggaacccggattcgaacaattatccggcgataattgttaAGTTGTGtattcttgtgtttgctgccaagacatcgaaatcgatgtgttttgtggcagcgggtgactcgtggcacgagtcggtgagtttcgggacacttagtgggtcccgacggcgtcccggtgtgattttcgggacttccggcgagttacggtgatcgatttTGCGAAACTGATATTTAGGATTtgtgtggggtttgtgagtcatgtattttggatttgtgggttggttactgacccgGTGGACCTTCGTAGGTCGGGTTGACAATCGTCTATAGTTtagagacaggcgcgacattaGTACAGGTCGGTGCTTCGacctggtagtcggtgagatcgtttcaccttccTCTGTCCTTCTATATCAGCAatgtagtctctacatgtcggttgTTTTGTTTATCGTTCCTTTATCTATATCTTGTTAATTGCATGAtgatagttgttgatagacatgtagagcaggtttgCACATTTTGTATACCTGTccaccttgggtccaggcaacacattgactcctttgtcgtgtgtttctaTCTACTTGATCGTGGTTCGGTATTGTACGCCTTTgtatctggcttcggccaaggcaccggctTCTTGCCGGTTTTCACATTGAGCATATCAACATGATTCAGTCACAACACTTGGGTGTATTCATTAACACCAGGTCAGTTTGGCCATCGACCAGGGATGTACTATCTGGATAGGTCGTCCAGTGGGCgcatggatcaggtcggtgcaggttTGTGATAGGCAACGCTTAAGGTCCCTAGATCAATATAGCAGGCActagattgggtacagttttggtttggttatcTTGAGGCATGCTCAGCATTGTATTCCTAACCGTAGCAGTTTTATTACTTGCTTCTTatcatatctgttatagctactatAGTTCTCTTTCGTATCATAGTACCTgtactttgtttattttgccTTATTTATttttcggtgattacgacttgcctttgtggctctgtcgtacccactgggaaactttgattgtggtttctcacccccccatTTCTCTAGGTGGTTCAGTAAAGGAGTTGGCTTTTGGGCGCGACAGGAGGACGTTCTAGCTAGCCTGCAGTATCGATCGTCACCCGGGTTACTTTTATTTACGcttttagtaatttaaataattaaatagttcGGTTAGATGATCAATACTACCATTTGAGTATTTATGAACTGGTTTGGGTTGAGGTTTCTTTATTATGCATGCGATTGAAGATTTTTAGATCTGTGGTTTtggatttatgtatttatacattgtggttttctacccctcgaggtagtcggttttcaaaaatgAAGTTTCCGAAtgggaaacggttttaaaaggcttttcaaatggtttttatgaatgattaaatagagtttaaaaataaagctttcgggtggggagcacttttaaataggatgactgttgtattgtgcatcgcatcatccagcgcctaaggagtgtttagaagCATGCATCATCcctaaggatcgctagctgtatggaaTGCATCGCATGAATTGTTTGTGAATTAGCAAATATagattgtggttgtgatcctgatgttcttgttggtacgccgtgcaaatacaaaggagactttgtccgtgtggccagaggaactttgtatttgtggcgggtctgttcGTCATGTGGGCCaggttaaatttaaaaaaagaaaaaaaagaaaaaaattggcaCGTTTTCTGCAACTCTTGTTTCTAAATTTGTATTCATTACAAAAAGGCTTTCAAAATTGGCCCCGGGGCTTGACATATgtaatatacatacatgtatagaTAGTATACatgtatttatataatatacatacatgtatactcTGTAGGTTATGGAAACCCTAAAATCTATCTAGATACTATCAAACAcgtagaggggggtgaataggtgtatagCCCAAAAGCACAAATCTGAATGCGATAAAAGTAAatgtggaaaataaaataacacatcgagatttacgtgggaaaactccaatttggagaaaaacccacgggaccaacacgcgaaaaactAATCCACTAAgtgaaaagattacaaggtgattacccactccacggacttaacctctATTTAACCTCCTACGGATCTCGCGCACGTcaccgggttgtccacgcctcACGTTCGAATCTGCGAATGCCACGCCTCATGtttgaatccacgaacgccactcgaatccttGAGCCCACGATCcaaatccacgaaccgccttgatcacgccgaattCACGATGCAGCACATGAAGAGTATCATGTTTCTATGGTGATCATTTGCTTAGAGAGTCGTTGAAGAACCAGAGAAAAATCTCTAAGCAAAActtagatcaattcgacatatagtTATAGAATTCAATATCTCGAATTGACTTAAAAGAGGCTATATGGTGGAAAAAGATTTAGGACGAaaaacctagcctctagggttactcTTTCATGTATTCTCTGTAATTCCACAtattagagaaccccaataacttatttatagactttaaaatcaattagagtaggattagaatgtaaattagaaaattttacattgagtaccggtacttgggTGTGGGTACCGATATGTCAGGACGAAACAAAAATTTCTTACTGATgcataccggtactcagccaatgcagtaccggtacacagccgaTATAGTACTGGTACTAAAGCTCAGTACTAGTACTCAATACAATTCTGTTAATTGTATCTCTCAGGTTTTGAGGAATCAAATGTGGGTACCGATACAatataaaaactcaattttttcaATACAATTTTGAGGAACTGGAACTTgataccggtacacaatataaaatattattatattcaatttaaaagtttcaaaaaccACTTTTAATCCATTAAACATTAGTTTATATGATTCTAACGTcataaatatatacaaa encodes:
- the LOC109703762 gene encoding uncharacterized protein LOC109703762, with the protein product TAQNKLAGQGSWDPAAGGSAAGAPAAGRCGRWGKVATHTKCRQEAAERASGDALARTGGGRPGHGFSDDSDLGGTPINGEGPPGSQGGEGRRRATAAGARGSGVAAGARLSLTIAEAVPKACGSGGDRAGRKRRYRRAARVVTSATLSGGGAEVGLRAQLGPSSPREPVGRLRRGSSAR